AAAGCCGCTCATTCAATATGGCGTAGAGGAGGCTTTAGAATCTGGCTGCTATGATATAGGAATTGTTACAGGGCGCGGGAAGCGGAGCATTGAAGACCATTTTGATATAAACTATGAGTTAGAGCATCAAATATCTGGCACAGATAAAGAAAAATTGCTTGAAAGCATTAGGCGGCTTACAAGCTCTTGCACATTTTCATATACAAGGCAAAATGAAATGCGCGGCTTAGGGCATGCTATCCTTACAGGTGAAACACTCATCGGGCAGGAGGCGTTTGCTGTGGTGCTAGCTGATGACTTGTGTGCTAATCCTAAGGGCAAGGGCGTGCTTGCTCAAATGGTGGAGTTATACAAAAAATATCGCTGCTCTATTGTCGCTATTGAGGAAGTGGATAAAAATGAAGTGGATAAATATGGGATTATACAAGGCGAAGAGATAGAATCTAGCGTATATCGTGTGAGTGATATGATAGAAAAGCCTAGCAAAAATAGCGCCCCAAGTAACCTTGCCATCATCGGTAGATATATTTTAACACCTGATATTTTTGATATTTTGCGCGTTACAAAGCCGGGCAAAAAGGGTGAAATCCAAATCACAGATGCGCTTTTAGAGCAGGCAAAGCAAGGTAGAGTGCTTGCATATAAATTCGCAGGCAAGCGCTATGACTGCGGAAGCATAGATGGCTATGTCAAAGCCACACTAGAGTTTTATGAGCAGCTTAAACATTAATGTTTAATCTTAGCTTTTATGTCGTTTGCTGGCTGTCATTTTTCCTGCTCTGCTTGCCTGTTATTTTTAGCGGACTTTTAGCAGTAGCCCTTGATAATGACAAGCAAGATAACCAACCAAGCCGTCTAAGCACACTATCAAGCGAGCTTGATGAATACGCTAATAATAAAGAAAAGCTAAAAGCCTTGCTTGATGAGTTTTTAAAAACCTACAAAACCTACCCAAAAGATGGGGAGGAATACAGCCTGTGGCTTGATATTATCTCGCGCTTTGCGGTGAATATGAATCTTATGGAGGTTGATGAGGTGGTGAATTTCCAAGATACGCTTGAGAGCGCTAATCCCGAAAGCAAGCCAAGCATTAAAGAAGCCATAGGCAAAGCCCTGCAAAAGCGCGAAAATAAGCAAAAATAGACAAAGGATTGATGTTATGGATTATTTGCAAATCAGTAAAAGCCCTAACCTTAAAGGCAGTATTGCTATTTCTGGAGCGAAAAACTCTGCCCTACCTATTCTTGCGGCGACACTTTTAAGCCAAAATCCAGTGAGCATTAGCAATTTGCCCGATGTGGCTGATGTGAAAACTTTAGCCAAATTATTAGAGCATTTGGGCGTAAATATCACTTGGCATAATCCAAATAGCCTAACTGCGCAGGCAGAACACATTGTGCATACTAAAGCCATTTATGATATTGTGCGTAAAATGCGTGCCTCTGTGCTAGTGCTTGGTCCTTTGCTCACGCGCTTTGGCTATTGTGAGGTAAGCCTGCCCGGTGGTTGTGCCATTGGTGCGCGCCCTGTGGATTTGCACATTAAGGCTATGGAAAAAATGGGCGCAAAGATTGACATTAAAGGTGGCTATATCACTGCGGAGGCAAAGCATGGGCTAAAAGGAGCGGATATTTTATTTGATAAAATCACCGTTACAGGCAGTGAAAATGTTATTATGGCAGCGGCATTAGCGCATGGGAAAACGCGCATTATTAATACGGCAAAAGAACCAGAAGTGGTGCAACTCTGCGAGATATTATCTCAAAGCGGCGTGGAGATTGAGGGTATTGGCGGCAATGAGCTTGTGATATATGGCACAGGTGGTGAGCTGCTTGATTTTGCACCTATTACGGTTATACCTGATAGAATCGAAGCAGGCACTTATTTGTGCGCAGGAGCTATTACGCAATCAAAACTCACGCTCACGCATGTCCAGCCCCAGCATCTTGGCGCGATTATGGATAAGCTAGAGGAGATTGGCTTTAGTTTTGAAAAAGATGAGCATTCCCTCACTTTGCTGCCTGCTCAAAAGCTTAAATCCTTTGAGATTATCACTACTGAATATCCGGGCTTTCCTACTGATGTGCAAGCGCAGTTTATGGCTCTAGCCACGCAATGTGAAGGCACAAGCGTGATTGAGGAGCGTTTGTTTGAAAATCGCTTTATGCATGTAAGCGAGCTGCAACGTTTAGGCGCGGATATCTCACTTAAAGGCAATCATGCTAGCATCACAGGCGTTACGCAGCTTATTGGCGCTGATGTTATGGCAACAGATTTGCGCGCTAGCTCGGCTCTTATTATCGCCGCACTTGTGAGCGAGGGGACTACTAATATTCATAGAATCTATCATCTTGATAGGGGCTATGAGCGCATTGAGCATAAACTTAGAGCCATTGGCGTAAATATACAAAGGCTAAAGAGCTAAAGGACAAAGGAGCGTGATGAAATATTTTTACATATTTTTATTATGCGTGGGCGTTTTTGGCGCGGATAAAACGCAAGCAAAAAGTATGGAATATGATTTACGAATCTCCTACACAGGCGATAAAAAAGCACCCATAACCATTAAAACGCATTATTGCAAAGGCACGACTATGAAGTGCGGCACACAGACAAAAACCACTAGTGCGGGCATTGTGATTTTTAAAGCGCGCTATGTAGATGACAAATACGATGGCGCGGTAAAGAGTTATTATCCTAATGGCAAAATACGCGAGGAGCGCACATATAATGTGGGCAAAGAGGAGGGGAAGCGCGTGCTTTACTACCCTAATGGCACGATACAAGCACAGCAGGATTATAAGCTAAATAAGCGCGAGGGCGTGGGCAAGAAATTCTATGAAAATGGTGCGCTAAAAATGCAGGTAAATTACAAAGATGATATGCGTGATGGCGTGCAGCAGGAGTTTAGCAAGCAAAACATACTTATGTATGAGACATTTTATAAAGCCGGTAGAAAGCAGTGGCTCAAGCACTATGACGCGCAAGGCAAGGTCATAAAAGAGCAGAATTGCCGCTATGAAGCCTGCTACTAGCAAAGGAGCTTTTATGTATAAAATATATATGCTATGTTTAGCCCTAGCGCTTATAGGCTGCGTGGAGCAAGCGCCAAGCCCCAAAGCAAGCTCAAATAGAGAATCTACGCCGCCAAAGCCACATAAAGAATTAACTGCAGATTCTATACGCACAGAATCTGCGCGCGCGCAAAAATCATTGCCGCAAAAACCACAGCCAAAACCTCAAAACACCAAAGCCACACCAAAGCCCGCTCCAGAGCCTAAAAACTCATCTCAACAAAATATAGCGCAAAGCGATACGCAAGTAGCAAGCACTCAAGCCCCAGAGAAAATGGGCGGGGAAATAAGTGGAGAAATAAATGAGGAAGTGAAAGAGGAAATAAGCACGCAAGAAGAAAGCAAAGAGGCAATAGAGGAGGCAGAGGCAGGCGAAACAACGCAAGAGGAAGTGCAAGAAAATGGGCAGACTTACAGGGCGGCTATTACCTACAAGGCAGGCACGAAAATCAAGCATGGCAGCGAGATTCTGTATTATCTCAATGGAAGCATCGCGCAAAAGGCGTTTTATGTCGATGGCAAGCGTGAGGGGCTATATCAAATGTTTAGCCAACAGGGTGTCTTAATCTATGAGGCGCATTACAAAAATGGGCAGCTTGATGGCTTGTGCCGCCTCTTTGATGTGGCAAGCGGGCGCTTAAAGAGCGAAATGCACTTTGTAAATGGGCTGCAAGAGGGCGATATGAATATGTATTACCCAAGCGGCAAGCTATGGCATAGCCTGCAATACAAGCAGGGCAAGAAAGAGGGCGCAGCAAGGGAGTTTGATGAGCAGGGCAAGCTGGTGCGCGAGATTTTTTACAAAGATGATGTGGAGGTAAAGCGCTAGATTCTATATTTTACACATATTGCGCGTGAATATGTGTAAAGTGCAAATTTCACAATCCCTTATTTGCGGATTTATTAATGACAAAATATACAGGCAGCGTGAATGAAAGCACGCTTTTGCCATTAAGCAAATCATTAGGCGGCTTAGGCAGGGGAGAAGCGCGCTTAAAAAGTGCAACAGATTCAGAATCTAGCGCGCCATATCCGCTACTTTTGCGCAGGGCGACAAATAAGACATTGCCATTTTCATCAATGCGAATCGCCACAACGCTTGTGCCCTCCTCATTTGCAAGGATTGAGGCATTAGGATATTGTTTGTATTTGCTAATATGTGCGGCGAGCAAACCTTGATAAGTTTCTATAATATTTTGAGAATCCCCGCTAACAGGGCTTGTCACTTTATCTTGTGTGCTTGCTTTGGGTGCAGAAAGCGAAGTATCTTGCGTTTTAGAATCTACATCTTGCGCTACTTGCGCATTTGTGGGCTTAACTTGTGATTTTTGCTCTTGCTTGATATTTATCTTTTTATCCGCACGCAGGGCAATATTTGATTGCGTGAGGCTTTCTTTAGCTAGGGCTTGTGGGGTTTTAATGCTTTTACTTGCGCTCACCGCGCTCACAGCAGATTCTGTAGTTTGCTTTTTAAGCTCGCCAATGGGCAAAGTGGTGAAAGTCATCACACTTGCAAAACTTTGCGCTATTTCTCCGCTCATTCCACCTGTGTCTATATCTTGCGCGGGCTTTTTGTATAGAATCCACGCCACAAATACGCCATGCAACATAATTGAGAAGCCAAAGCCAAAAGCCCATTTCATTACTATCCTATTTTGCCACTTCTTGAGATAGCGCGATTTTATGGAAGCCCGCTACTTTCACTGCATCAATGATAGCTACTAGTCGTTCATAAGGCACAGCTTTATCCACATAAAAGTAAATAATGCTTTGCTTATCGCCCTTTGTTTTAGAATCTATGAGCGCGCCTAGGCTTTGCAGGCTTACTTTTTCCTCATTTACGCTTATTTCCTCTAAATTGATAAATAAAATTATAGGTTTTTTCTCACTATCTTGCGCGGCGGTGCTTTTGGGTAATTCAAGCTTGACTGAACTTGTAATCATAGGCGCAACCACCATAAAGATAATGAGTAAGACTAGCATTACATCAATAAAGGGCGTTACATTGATTTCGCTTAATTCCTTTTGCTCCTCGTTTGCAAGCATAATTTGCCTCTAGTTTTTTTGTGTATTTGCCTGCATAGTGTAAATAGAACGCTCGGCTATGCAGTAAATGTGCGTTAGGATTTCACTTATTTGTGCATTAAGACTCACACTTAGGCGGATAAGCGCGTTGTAAAATAGCACCGCAGGAATTGCCGCAATAAGCCCAAATGCTGTGGCAAAGAGTGCTTCGGCGATGCCGGGCGCAACAACGGCTAGAGAGGTATTATCACTTTTTGCAATGCCAATAAATGAATCCATTATCCCCCACACCGTGCCAAAAAGCCCAATAAAAGGCGCACTAGAGCCAATGCTAGCAAGAATAGCAATCCATTTTTTGGCATTTGCTAGCAGTATGCTGGCACGATGTTCTAAGCGATACTTAATGCGAGATTTGAGATTATTATCATTAAGGCTGCTTTGGCGTATTTCTTGGAGGGATTCATCATATAAAATCTTTGCAAAATGCGTCTTTTGCAGGCTTTGCTCTTGTGCTTGCCCATTAAATTGTTTAAGTATATGCAAATCATTTTTGCAATATGAAAATATCATCTTAAATTCCACGCATTTTGCTGCAAACACAGCCCAAGTCAGCACAGAAAACGCTATAAGCACGCATATAACGGATTTCACGATAGAATCTGCATTTTTGTATAGCCCTAAAATTGATAAATCATTTTGATTTGCACTATTTTCTATGGCGCTAGATTCTGTAATGGGCAAAGATTTTGTAACACTATCTTGCGCGCTATCTTGTGGTGTATTAGCATAGGCAAATACGCACAAAAACAAAGCAAATAACATTCTCACTTTTTCTCCTTAAATGATGTTGATTGATGTAAATAAACCTCCCAAAGTCTGCTGAAACCTTAAAATCTAAACATTACGCTTGCTACATATGTGCGCCCTCGTGCATAATTATTCATAACGCCAGCGCCACGCCCTTGATATAGCGTTGCATTAAAGGCATAAAGGGGGTCTACATAGCGTTTATCCATAAGATTTTGCACTTCTAGCTTTATATCAAAATATTTTGTTGGGCTAAAAGTGGTGTAAATATCCCATAAAAGCGGCATTCTAGGCAGGTATTCACTATTAAGTTGATACATTTCTTGCCCATCTTGGGTGGTATCACCAGTTGGCGGAATACCCCATAAAATATTATTAAATCCTGTGCGCTTCGCTCTGCCTGTGTATTTTATAAGTGTGCCTATCGCCAGTTTGGCATTAAAAAAGCGCGCACCAGCATCAAGCGTGCCATAATCTTGTGGTAGCTCTGAAAAAGGTGTTTGCCCTGTAGATAAAGAGCCTCCGGGTCCAGAGCTGTGAGCATTTGCCTCTGTGGCGGAGCGCATTCTATCTGTATCTTGGTGTGTATAATTAAGCCGCACAAAGAAAATACGCGCATCATAGGAAGCTTCAAGCTCCACACCCTTAAATGTTGCCTTGCCATTAAGTGGCAACAATATCCACGAATCTGAGCTTTGCGCGTATTTAATATAATTATCATATATGTAATTATCTATTTGGCTGTGATAGTATGTGAGTTTAAAACCAAAGGTATCATTAGGTGTAAAAAGTGCGCGTTTAAAGCTATTAAAGCCAATTTGATAGGTGGTTGCAGATTCTGGCTTGAGATTTGTATTGATGTTTTGATAAAGTGATGGCCAGCTTGGGTCACTATCTGCGTAAGTTGCTGAATAAAACATTTCCTGCGGGGTTGGGATTCTATGTGTGCGCGATAGGCTAACAAAGGGGCTAAAAAGCTCATCTAATGATAGACTAAGCATACTTGATATATTAAATGCATTGCCTTTTTTGCTAAAAAATCCCGCCTCTTTTGGCGAGCAGTAGGCATTAGCCTCCTCACAAGGAGCTTTTCTGTCTGTGCTAATTTCATAAGAGAGGTAATTTGCATTCACATTAATCCCTACAATTCCATAATTTAGCTCATTATCAAGATAAATGGTTGTAAGTTTTTGCCTACCCTCTGGAGAGAATCCAAAGCGGAAGTAATAATCCATATCAATGGGTCCATTTGGCGTCTCTGGTGGATAAATAATGTCCCCAAACTCATCGCGCACAAACTCATCAAAATATCTTGTGTAATTATTGTTTAAAAAATTCACCCCCAAAGTGCTGCTAAAATTTGTTTTTGGTGAAAATGTTAAAAATATCGTATTATGCACATCAAGGTTGAGTGCAGTATTTTTAGTCCTGCCATTGAGTTTCCCAATAGGGAAGCTCATCACGCGTGCATTTTTCCCATAAATTTGCTCATTATTAGTGCGCGCCGCTAAAATATTAAAATCAATAAAGGGCAAATTGGGCTTAAAGCGGTAGCTGATTTGGCTTGTTTGGGATTGTGTGTTACGCCCAGCGAGCGTATTATCATAGGTGCGATATTGAGCCAAAATAGAGTGCGCACCATTTTCAAATTCTAGTTTGAGGAGCTGATTTTTAGGCTTTTGTGTGAGATTTATGGGGTCAAAGGCGGCATTACTGCTTTGGCTAATGGTATTGTGCGAGCCACCAATTTTATAATCTTGTGAAGTTTTGCGCCCACTATATGCCGCAAGCAAGCCAATATAGCCCTTTTCAAGCTTAACTTTTGTAGACACCGCACCCATGTAGCTATATCCTAGCGCATTTGAGCCATACGAGCCGCGTGCTAGCACACCATAAGATTCTCCCTCCATAACGACATCATTTACGCCAATGGTGCGTAAATTCGCGCTTCCCATAAGTGCATTGCCATTGCCACCGCTAAATGTGCCGCGCTGCATATCTATACCTACAAGCAAATTTTGGTCAATAGTTGCGCCAAAACCTGAAGTTGCTTGAATGCGCCCGCCCGCATTATCAGCACACCAATCGCCAAGAGGGTGACACCACGAGCCTTGCGTCTCGCTTGTGCCATAAAAGGTTTGTGGCACGCCATCTACCATGGTATTTACCCGCCCAAAGCCGCTCATTCCACGAATATTAACCGAAATAGTGCCTTGCGATGGGTCTGCTTGCGTGTAGCCGCCCGGAATACTGCGTATGATATTATCAATATTTTGTGTCGAGCCACTTATACCCTCGCGAGTGCTTACCGCACCGGGCGTGGTAAAGGGCTTTTGCTCATTTTTGATTTGCTGCCCAGAAATATCAATGCTGCCAAAGCTTAATTCATCATCATTATTATTTTGTGCATTTTGTGTGGAGGTGGATTCTGTGCTAGATTCTGTATTTTTAGAATCTAGTGCATTTATAGAATCTGCGCTATTTACTTGCGTTTGCGGGGGGGGGGGTGCTAGTTGTAGAATCCTGCGTGTCTTGTGCAGCGTAATGCTGTGGCGTGAAATCCTGCGCGATAGAATCTACACAAAGCGCGCTACTAGCTAGCAAGAGCAAGGACAAATTGAGGAGCAAATTTCTAGCAGATATAAAATCCATTTTCATTATTTACCTTTTGTTGAAAAATATTGTTATTTTATAGCCGCTATAAACTTAATATATCATAAAAATCACTCTTATTTTATCATACAAAAAAATTATGCAAAAAAGTTTTACTTTTTATTATCTTTTATGCTATAAGCTAAAAATTTTATATTTTAATCGTAAGGAGTGTATTATGAAAAAAGTTGGTTTGTTCTATGGTAGCGATGGCGGCACAACGCAGGAGATTTCGCAGAGGATTGCGGATAAAATAGGGGATTGCCAAGTGTTTGATGTCGCCTCTTGCAAAGTGGAGGATTTAGCGGGGTTTGAAAATCTTATCCTTGCCACGCCTACTTATGGTGCTGGTGATTTGCAAGATGATTGGGATACATTTTTATCAAAAGCTGGTGAGGGTGCGTTCGCGGGGAAAACTATCGCTCTTGTGGGCTTAGGCGACCAAGACATTTATGCTGATACTTTTTGTAACGGCATAGGGCATATTTATGAAGTGGCTTCAAAGCAAGGCAAAATCATAGGACAGACTTCAACAGATGGCTACACTTTCGATGACAGCACGGCTGTGGTAGATGGCAAGTTTGTGGGGCTTGTGATTGATGAGGTAAATCAAGAAGATTTGAGCAATGATAGAATTAATGCATGGGTGGATACGATAAAGGGCGCATTCGCGTAAGTCTCCAACTTGCAAGAGCATTGCTTAGAATCTGGCGCTAGATTCTATAAATCTGCGCTGTTGCTTTGTCTCAAAGAAACTTCGTTTTGTTAGCGCAAGAGCCGCGCGCATCTTACACAAATGAGCAAAGCCCATTTGTGCGCCTAAAGTATAAAGTTATAGCTGCTTTAAGCATCTATCAACTTATTTTTTGAGGCTAGATTCTATAATTACAGAATCTAGCGCTTTATTAATTGCCAAAATAGCGCCAAAATCCGCAGCTAAAATCCACAAATATGTAAAATTCCACCATTTTGCACCAGTATCATATACGCTATCGTCCCGCACACAATGCTTAAGACTGCGATTTTAAACGCGATATGCACAAGGCTCACCACCATAAACGCAATAAGCTCATTAAGCCCATAAGGTGAATGCGCTATATCCGTGTCTTTAAAGCAATACACAATGAGCATAGCCATAATCGCACTAGGCAGGACTTTGCCCAAAAAGAGTATAGATTTTGGCGTGCTTTTAGCAAAGATAATAAAAGGCAAAAAGCGGCTTAGAAGTGTGTTTAAGCCAATCACAAGGATAAGCAGCGCGGAGTGGAGTTCAGGACTCAAGGGCTTTCTCCATAGGTTTTCTGCATAGCATAAGTGAAAGGCAAATCCCTATAAGTGAGGGGATTAAGAAATGCTGCGCACCAAAGATATAGAGGCAAATAAGGCTCACACCAATGCCGATAAGCGCACTTTTGCGCATGGATTTCTTACGCCATTGCTCAATGAAAATTACAATAAAAATAGCTCCCATCATAAAATCAAGCCCTTGTGGATTAAAATCCACGCTACTACCCACCAGCGCGCCAAGCACACAGCCCACTATCCAATAGATTTGATTGAGAAATGAGATGAAAAATTCAAAATATGATTTATTTATGCCTTGCTTTGGGGTTTTGAGATTAAGCAGAGCTAGCGTTTCATCAGTAAGCGAATAAATCATATAATAGCGCAGTTTGCCCATTTGCTTAAAATGCTCTAGCATGCTAATGGAGTAAAAAATCTGCCGCGCATTAATCATAGAGACAATCACAAAGCTTTCCCATAGCCCAACGCCCCCTGCTATAAGCCCTACACTAATAAACTGCGTAGCCCCACCATAAATAATAATGGACATCATAAGCGCCCATAGCGCGCCATAGCCGGCTTCTTTTTGCAGTAAAATGCCAAATGCCATACCCATAAAAATATAGCCAAGCATAATAGGGATAGTGTGCGGAAAGGCGTCTTTGAGTGCGGGGAGGAGGTGTGAGCGCATTACATTTTTGTCTTTGCTTTTATGCCAAGTAGCGCTAGCCCAAGGGTTAGGCTGTGGCTTACCACCATAAGCACATAAAGCAGGCTCTTTTCATGTGGGGATTGCAAAATCTTATGGGCATTATAAAAGCTATGCAAGCAAGCGGCTAGGTGTTTTAGGTAATCACAAATTTTTTGCATCTCCCTATCGCGGAATGCAGATTCTATAATATGCTCCACACATAGCGCCTCAAAGAGTAGGGCTTTGGCTTCAAGTGGTAGCTCAAGGGGGATTGTAGAGTGCTGCATATCTTGCATATTTACGCCCGCTTTATCAAAAATAGTGTGGATTCTAGCATTGGCATAATTAATATAATAAATAGGATTACTCACATCTTGCTTTTTTAGCTCATTCACATCAAATTCAAGGTGTGTATCCGCCTTTTTGGAGAGGAAAATAAAGCGCACAGCGTCCGCGCCAATATCATCTACAACATCTTTCATAAGGATAAAATTCCCTGTGCGCTTGCCCATTTTGTAGGGCTGCCCACCTCGAAGGAGGCTCACCATTTGCGAAAGCAGGATTTCAAGTTTTGTCTCATCATAGCCTAGAAAGTGTATAGCCGCCCTCACACGCTGCATATATCCATGATGGTCTGCACCCCAAATATTAATGTAGTGATTAAAGTGGCGCTTAAATTTATAGGCGTGATAAATAATATCGCCTGCCAAATATGTTGGCTCGCCGCTTTCGCGCACAATCACTCTGTCTTTTTCATCGCCATAGCGCGATGAGGCAAGCCATATTTTATTATCCTTTTCATAAACGCTCTTGCTAGATTCTAAAGCATTTAGCGTATCCTGCCAATGCTCATACATCGCCTTTTCACTCACAAAATTATCAAACTCAATGCCCACTTGCGCGAGATTATCTTTAATCTCTTGCAGCATAGCATTTTTGCCAAATTCAGCAAGCTTAGAGATAGAATCTGTATGCTTAAAAATATCTTTGCCAAAGTGTTTTTCGCACATAAGCGCAATGTCTATAATGTATTCGCCTCTGTAGCAGTCTTTGGGGTAGCTCACCGCTTGCTTTAAAATATGCTCCTGCCCACTTAAGAAAATAGATAAGCCAAGATTATTAATCTGCGCGCCCGCGTCATTAATGTAGTATTCTCTGCAAATCTTATAGCCTAGAAATTCCCCCACACGCGCTAATACATCGCCATACACCGCACCTCTTGTATGTCCTATGTGCAGAGGACCTGTGGGATTAGCGCTCACAAATTCAATGAGTATGCTTTCATCTTTTTGCGCATTTTTGTGTTTTTTTATGAGATTATGCGACATTTCTTGCAAAAATGGCGCTGCGAGCGTGAAATTGACAAAGCCATTTAGCGCCTCGACCTTATCAAACTCGCTGTATTGAGCCAAATTGGTGGCAATCTCTTGGGCTATGGCGTGGGGATTAGCCCTTTTAATCTTTGCAAGGCTAAAGGCAAGTGGTGTGGCGATATGCCCTAAATCCTTGTTTTTGGGCTTCTCAAGCACGATGCTTGAAAAATCCACACTATAAAGGCGCGCAAGGAGGGATTTGATATGAGAATACATTAATCTTGCTTTGTAGAATCTGCTTGTGGCTTTGCCTGCTCCGCGTGCGTTTGTTTGATTTGCGATGAGGCTTCAGGCTCTTTTTTTGCCTCTTCCTCATCATCTTCTTTGACCGCTTTTTTGAAATTTTTAATCCCGCTGCCTAAGCCCTTTGCAAGCTCTGGAATTTTTTTCCCACCAAAGAGGAGTAAAACCACCACAAGCACAATCACCCAATGCCAAACACTAAACGCTCCCATACATACTCCTTAATATTAAAACTTACAGGATTATAATCCTCTTTTGTTTAAAACTTACTAACTTCTTGCGACTGCTCTTTGCGCGCTAGTCTTGCCATTTTTGGATAATAGGCGCAAAGCGCTCAAACTGCTGATGCTTTAAAGAGCGCGTAATAGCGATAAGCGCGTCCTTTGAAGCATTAATATCATCATTAATAATCACATAATCAAAATTCCCAATATGCTGCATTTCATTATGTGCTTGAATGAGGCGAAACTCGATAGTTTGCGCATCATCAGTTTGTCTATCACTCAAGCGCTGGCGCAAAATATCTTTATTTTTGGTTGTGATAAACACAGATTTTGCAAAATCGCCAAAATACTCCTTAATGCTCTTATGCCCCTGCACATCGACATCAAAAAGCACGATTTTATCATCTGCTAGCGCTTGTTTGACAGGCTTTAAAGAAGTGCCATAATAATTAGTATGCACCTCTGCCCATTCAAGAAAAACATTATCCTTTATATCCTGCAAAAACTGC
The sequence above is drawn from the Helicobacter jaachi genome and encodes:
- the gmk gene encoding guanylate kinase, which encodes MRQGAVLIISGPSGCGKSTLTKSLLETMPEVYFSISTTTRPIREGERDGVHYHFVSKEQFLQDIKDNVFLEWAEVHTNYYGTSLKPVKQALADDKIVLFDVDVQGHKSIKEYFGDFAKSVFITTKNKDILRQRLSDRQTDDAQTIEFRLIQAHNEMQHIGNFDYVIINDDINASKDALIAITRSLKHQQFERFAPIIQKWQD
- a CDS encoding flavodoxin — protein: MKKVGLFYGSDGGTTQEISQRIADKIGDCQVFDVASCKVEDLAGFENLILATPTYGAGDLQDDWDTFLSKAGEGAFAGKTIALVGLGDQDIYADTFCNGIGHIYEVASKQGKIIGQTSTDGYTFDDSTAVVDGKFVGLVIDEVNQEDLSNDRINAWVDTIKGAFA
- the argS gene encoding arginine--tRNA ligase, with amino-acid sequence MYSHIKSLLARLYSVDFSSIVLEKPKNKDLGHIATPLAFSLAKIKRANPHAIAQEIATNLAQYSEFDKVEALNGFVNFTLAAPFLQEMSHNLIKKHKNAQKDESILIEFVSANPTGPLHIGHTRGAVYGDVLARVGEFLGYKICREYYINDAGAQINNLGLSIFLSGQEHILKQAVSYPKDCYRGEYIIDIALMCEKHFGKDIFKHTDSISKLAEFGKNAMLQEIKDNLAQVGIEFDNFVSEKAMYEHWQDTLNALESSKSVYEKDNKIWLASSRYGDEKDRVIVRESGEPTYLAGDIIYHAYKFKRHFNHYINIWGADHHGYMQRVRAAIHFLGYDETKLEILLSQMVSLLRGGQPYKMGKRTGNFILMKDVVDDIGADAVRFIFLSKKADTHLEFDVNELKKQDVSNPIYYINYANARIHTIFDKAGVNMQDMQHSTIPLELPLEAKALLFEALCVEHIIESAFRDREMQKICDYLKHLAACLHSFYNAHKILQSPHEKSLLYVLMVVSHSLTLGLALLGIKAKTKM
- a CDS encoding AzlC family ABC transporter permease, with product MRSHLLPALKDAFPHTIPIMLGYIFMGMAFGILLQKEAGYGALWALMMSIIIYGGATQFISVGLIAGGVGLWESFVIVSMINARQIFYSISMLEHFKQMGKLRYYMIYSLTDETLALLNLKTPKQGINKSYFEFFISFLNQIYWIVGCVLGALVGSSVDFNPQGLDFMMGAIFIVIFIEQWRKKSMRKSALIGIGVSLICLYIFGAQHFLIPSLIGICLSLMLCRKPMEKALES
- a CDS encoding twin-arginine translocase TatA/TatE family subunit, with protein sequence MGAFSVWHWVIVLVVVLLLFGGKKIPELAKGLGSGIKNFKKAVKEDDEEEAKKEPEASSQIKQTHAEQAKPQADSTKQD
- a CDS encoding branched-chain amino acid transporter permease, whose amino-acid sequence is MSPELHSALLILVIGLNTLLSRFLPFIIFAKSTPKSILFLGKVLPSAIMAMLIVYCFKDTDIAHSPYGLNELIAFMVVSLVHIAFKIAVLSIVCGTIAYMILVQNGGILHICGF